GGGATTGTAGAATATTACGAGCGGCGCGCTCTTGGAAGGCATATCGATGCCTCCCGGTTATTTCTTTACAAGGTCACCCGCAATTTCCTCCACTGGACCGGGGATACCGGGGCGTTTTTGCGGAGCACTATGGGCGCCTTGGTCCTTTTTGGCGTACCGCCTGAAGAGTACTGGCCTTACGCCCTTGCCGATTTTGACAAAGAGCCGCCGGCCTTCTGTTATGCCTTTGCCCAAAACTATCAGACCATCCAGTACTACCGCCATGATCCACCCGGGACCCCGGGAGATGTCCTGCTTGATCGAATAAAAACTTACCTGGCCGTAGGTCATCCCTCTATGTTCGGGTTCACAGTCTATAGCTCCATCGATCAGGCGGACAAAACAGGTAAAATCCCTTTTCCCTGCCGGGGAGAAAGGATAGAAGGCGGCCACGCTATTGTAGGCGTTGGTTACGATGATAAGGTGAAGATTAAAAATACGGGTAAATGCGGGGTCGAGACTACCGGCGCCCTTCTCATTCGGAACTCGTGGGGCACAGGCTGGGGAGATGGAGGCTATGGCTGGCTGCCGTATGAATACGTACTTAGAGGACTGGCCGAGGACTTTTGGTCTATTCTTAAGAAGGAATGGGTGGATACCGGAGAATTCAAGGCCTGAGAGTAATGTCAAAAGTCTTATAAAAAAGAAACCACAGAGCGCACCGAGAAGAGACGGTTCCAACCGTTTGAACGGTTTAAGCTGCTTGAACTGTTATTAGTGGGGCAATTCCTCAGACGTTTTTGGGCAAAATACGAGAAAATTAGGAGATCACAGAGGGGAGAAGCCAAAAGCTGTTATAACTTGTTGATATTTTTATTTTCTCTGTGTCCTCTGTGGTTAATCTTTTGACAATACAGCCTGAGAATTGTGGAGATATAAAATGGATCTGGAAGAACTGGGGCGACTGCTCCTGCGCTATGCTGACTTGTGCCTTAGGGCTGGACGTACGGAAGACGCCAGAATCATGGCCAATACCGCCGTTGAAGTGCTGAAGAATACCGGATCTGGACAAGGGATTACAGCCGCATACAGATTTCTCCATCTGGCCGATGAGATTGAGAAAAAGGAAAAGGGTAAGACCGGCCGGGCTGATAGTTCAGAGCCATCCCCGGCAACGCCAAGGCTACAAGAACCGGAGTATGATTTACTCGCTGCTGTTGATCATATTGCTCTGGCTGGAGCCTTTCTGGAGCTCTACGAATACTTCAAATCAGGCCCAAGTGATTTGGAGTATTCGCCGGACACACTTATGTCCAGGGCTGAAGAGCACCTTAAGGCAACAGATAAGGCTGGCGCTAATCATGAAGATATACTTTCCTGTAAAGCTGAGCTATGGCGTTTAAAGGGTAACCTCCGGGAGGCCAAAAGGCATTGGCTGGAGATTATAAGAAGATTTAAAGATGAAGCTCAGGCAGCCCTACTTACTCCTGCCCCGCTTTCTGATAGAGACCGGGACAGCCTCAGGTTATTTTGCGTTGCGGCCCTCAGCCTCGGGCAGTCATGTTTTTCTTTTGAGACCGGAGAAATATTGGATGACGTGCTGTTTGCGGATAGAGGCTACCTCGCCGCCGCCGCTGTCGCTCTGAGACTAGCCGAAAAATATCCGGAGATAGTACCGGATACTCGAAGCCGTGTAATTCTACATGGAATAATGGGGAGGCTATTTGCCTTTCAAAGCAAGTGGCCGGAGGCCTTTTTTGCCTTTCTGAAAATAACCGGTAATATTCCTGTCCCGGGGACGTCATGTATTATTTTGTCTGAATAATGGGTTAAGAGGACCGCTATTCTTGTCCTTGGCCGGGACGCTTACTGTCATAGCAAAGGAGAATCCGGTACAGAGAGAGGCGTTATGGTGCAAGTGGATTTGCCGGGGGCATTTGCAGCGGGCCAGATTTTCGCCTTTTTGAGCAGGGGATATCTCAAAAGGGAGAAACGCCTTTTCATGCACAGGCTGATGGGGCCTATGGCCGCATATTTCGCCCTCCTGTTTGCTCCCGCGGGAATTTTTCTCCTCATCTGCTGGCCGGCCTGGGAATGTATGTACCGGTGGGAATGGATGGAAAAACCTGCCGGAAATCCCTCTGTTTCGCTCTTTTATGTAGGCTTTTACATGGCCATGGTAGTGATAGGGTGCGCCAGTTATATGCTTGCCCACCGGCTTTACAGGCAGGGTAAAGACCGGACGGTAAAAAGACTGTGTGTCGCCGGCGTGATTGCAACTCTGCTGCCCTTTTTTCTGTGGCCGTTTACCTGGTATTACATAGGCACTTACGCCCAGTACCACGCCTTCCCAAGGCAGTCTGCAACGTTCGGCACGCCTTCTTTCTTCTTTTCATGGCTTGGCGCCATGGGCTACTTCATTACAGCCTCGGTCTTTTTCGGTCTGTGGTTAAAAAGGAAGTCAAAGATTATGGAGGGGTAGCGTGAGGAAGCATGGATGTGTTGTTTAGCCCCGGCAGGATAGGATCGCTTGAATTAAAAAACAGAATGATACGTTCTGCCTCTCATGAGGGACTTGCGGACAGAAGAGGCGCCCCGACAGAGAGACAATTTCAATTTTATAAGCGGTTTATAGAAGGCGGCATCGGGCTAATTATTACCGGTTATGCAGGTATAATGCAGAATGGCAAGAGCGCCCTCTACCACATGACAATGATCGACTCAGACGAGCTGATACCTGCGCACAGGACTATGGTCAACAATATACACGACATCGAAGGGAAGATAGTGCTTCAGATCGCCCATTGCGGAAGGCAGACACTATCCTCGGAAACAGGCGAAGCCGCACTGGTGTCGCCTTCGTCTGTCCCGAGCCGTTTTTATAAAGAGGTGCCCCGGGAACTGTCTGAACCTGAAATCGCCGAGATCATCGAAAATTTCGCCGCGGCGGCCCGAAGGGCGAAGACTGCCGGATATGACGGCGTTCAGATACACGCCGCGCACGGCTATCTCCTGTCCACCTTCCTGTCAAGGCATTCCAATAAAAGGACCGACCGCTGGGGAGGACACCTGGAGAACAGGTTTAGAATAGTGGGCGAGACCCTTCGGGCCGTGCGGGATGCCGTGGGCCGGGACTACCCGGTCTTTATTAAACTGAACTCATTCGAAAAAGCCCGGGACGGGATAAGACCCGATGAATGTGTTCGTTTTTCAAGAATGGTGGAAGACACGGGTTGTTGCGACGCCATCGAGCTCAGCGCCGGAAGCAACGAGGAGAGTTTCTACATGGCACGGGGTCAATTTCCTACCGAAGGCATCCTCAAGTATTTGAGACCGTACTGCAAGATGGGCAGGGTGGTCAAATCCCTCATAAGACACGTGGTCTCCCCGGTGCTTTCCAGAATCCAGCCGCCCTTCAGGGAAGGCTATAACCTGGAGACTGCGGCCAGGGTAAAGAAGGCGGTCTCATTACCTGTTATTACGGTAGGGGGCATGAGATCAAAGGCCTTTATGGAGGCGGCTATCAGGGAGGGCAAGACAGATTTCGTCTCTATGGCGAGGCCGCTTCTGCTTGAGCCGGATCTGGCAAATAAGTTCAAGACGGGCGAGAGCTCGGTTGCCAGATGCGACAACTGCAATATCTGTTTCGTCGCCACGGACACCGTGCCCATCCGTTGCCATAAGGACGAATTCGAGGGGCGGTGAGAAGATGAAAAAACTAGCGGAGTTTCTCAACTCACCTTTCGGGCTTCTTATCGCAGGGGCCATAATCAGCGGGCTTCTCGTCCAGTATATAGCCTCTAAGTGGCAGCAGAAGAACTGGCTCTTCCAACAGCGGTTCACGGCAGAGAGCGCCAAATTTGATAAGGAGCTGGAACAGAAATACAAAATCCTGGAGGAGATTAATGGGTCTGTTGCAGAGATTCTGACACACTCTCAAGACGTGGTGGTTGGTCACCTAAAACAAGTGCCAACACGGCAACGAGACGAGGAGATTCGCAGTTACAACGAGGCGGTGATGAAATGGGAGACGAATTTCCGGATTTATGCGATTCGCCTCAAGACTTTCTTTGCAGATAAAGAACTCCCAGTGATGTGGGATGCTATAAAGAAAGAACGGGACAGCCTAGATGTTGCGCTCTACCTGCTGACGGCACAACGTCAGGGAACACCAGATGAATGTCTGGGGATGATCAATAAGATTTCTGATATGACAGTTAACTTATCGCAGCGTATGCTGGCAGAGATTAATCAGATGAAACAACGTGGTTTCATGTCGTAAGACGCACTTCCGGATGACGCAGGATCTAATCTTTCCCGTAACCGGGAAACAACAGGCCTACGGCCTGCCGTAGGCAGGAGGAGAGGAGATGATCGGTATCAAGGGGCTCGCTGATTTTCAGGATCGTTTTTTCAACATCGTCAAGGAAAAAAGTACGGAGCTGATAAAAGGAAATTTGGACGAGGAATTGGGGTCGGGTAAAGATTTTCCCGTATCAATCAGAGCCGACTTCTGCCTGCTTATAAACGAAATAAACGCCTTGAAGGGGGCGGGGAGCCTTCTCGCCGGCGTTACCAAGGAGTTACAAAATGATTTTAAGGAGCTTATCAACAGTACAAGTTTCGATGGCTTTGTTGACAACTTCAGGGAGCTGGTCACGGTTGACCAGTTGAAAAAAGCACCCGACGTCTTGCGTGGTATCATCCACATGGAAATAGGTCTGGTTTTATCGTTTGTCACCGTCCTGAAGAACTTCGAAGGGCTTCAGATGGAAGATTATGCAGAGAGCCTTAATCAGTATTTCTTTGCGCAGGACGGATACAAAACCGTATCCGGGGATCTGATTATGCGGCCTCAGTTCCCTAAGGTCCGCAATTTGGAGGACGCAAGGGGAATCGGTGACCAGATCAATGCCGAACGTTATATCCGGGATATAACCAGGATCGTCGTAGAAACTACCGGCGACGCACTGTATGATCTCAGGCCCCGCTACGCCAGGCTTGTTCAGCAG
The genomic region above belongs to Thermodesulfobacteriota bacterium and contains:
- a CDS encoding C1 family peptidase — protein: MSKFDKSALGWLPDYPDFRDYTQEQKEISKVLAPTGVLKARVKQPTAVDLRPWCSSIEDQGSLGSCTAHAGVGIVEYYERRALGRHIDASRLFLYKVTRNFLHWTGDTGAFLRSTMGALVLFGVPPEEYWPYALADFDKEPPAFCYAFAQNYQTIQYYRHDPPGTPGDVLLDRIKTYLAVGHPSMFGFTVYSSIDQADKTGKIPFPCRGERIEGGHAIVGVGYDDKVKIKNTGKCGVETTGALLIRNSWGTGWGDGGYGWLPYEYVLRGLAEDFWSILKKEWVDTGEFKA
- a CDS encoding NADH:flavin oxidoreductase, which translates into the protein MDVLFSPGRIGSLELKNRMIRSASHEGLADRRGAPTERQFQFYKRFIEGGIGLIITGYAGIMQNGKSALYHMTMIDSDELIPAHRTMVNNIHDIEGKIVLQIAHCGRQTLSSETGEAALVSPSSVPSRFYKEVPRELSEPEIAEIIENFAAAARRAKTAGYDGVQIHAAHGYLLSTFLSRHSNKRTDRWGGHLENRFRIVGETLRAVRDAVGRDYPVFIKLNSFEKARDGIRPDECVRFSRMVEDTGCCDAIELSAGSNEESFYMARGQFPTEGILKYLRPYCKMGRVVKSLIRHVVSPVLSRIQPPFREGYNLETAARVKKAVSLPVITVGGMRSKAFMEAAIREGKTDFVSMARPLLLEPDLANKFKTGESSVARCDNCNICFVATDTVPIRCHKDEFEGR